The genomic DNA GCTGGACGTGCGTGGACGAGGCCGAAAGAGCGCCCGCTCCCCCGCTCGACAGCGTGATGCCGCCGCCGCCGCCTTTTCCACCGCTCAATCCCGAGGCCGCGTTGGGATCGACTCCGCGGGAGCCGCTTCCTCCTTTCGTCTGTTCGATGGAGGAGGGCGGACCGAACACGATGATCACCTTGCCGCGGAGCGTCTCGGAGCCTTTCGTCTCGCCCGAAGAGAAGTACTTGTCGGCGACGGCGATCCGCTCCTTCAGCATTTTTTCGAATTCGGCGCCGCGCTTCGCCTTGTAATCGAGAATGAAGTTCTGCGCTTCCGCGTCCGTCTGGACCTTCTTCCACTGCGCGCGTTCGGCGTTCGTCAGAAAGTAGGCTTCCGGGGTCTTGTCCCAGTTCTTGTATTGTTTCGAGAGACCGCCCGCGAAGACCGCGGGAGCGGCCATCACGACCGCGAGGAGAATCGCCGTCCTTTTCATCGTGCCTCCTGTCCGGCTATGAACGTTTTTTTCGGCCCTTTTATTCGACACGAAACAACGGGCCGCGTCAATCCGCAGGTCTGTCAGGAACTTGCGATTTCCCGGGCAAATCTCTCGACTTCGTCGGCGTAGGCGCCCCAGGAATGGGCGGCGGCGACCGCCCCGAGCCCTGTTGCATAACCCGTCACGCCGCGGGCGAGAACGGAGATCACGGCGTCCGCCAGCCCTGGAGCGTCGTCTTCCGGAACGAGAGCGCCCGTGTCGCCGGAAACGAACGGACGAAACCCGGACTGGTCGGAGGCCACGACCGGGCGTCTCGCGGCGATCGCGCGGGCCGCGATTCCCGACCCCGAGTTCTTCCGGTACGGGCACACGACGACGTCGCATGCCGCCAGCCATTCGTCCATTTCTCCTTCCGTGACGTAGCGGTCGACGAGCCGGATCTTCGAAGCGACGGGGCGCCGCATCAGGCGCGCCATCTGCTCCCGCGAATCGGGAAAGATCTCTCCGACGACGGCGATCCCGGCGCCGGTGTCCTCGACGATCCGCGGCGCCGCGTCGAAGAGGACGTCGAGGCCCTTGTACGGGCGGATCAGACCGAGAAAGAGGACGAGCGGCTTCTCGATCCCGAGCTTCTTCCGCGACGCTTCCCGATCCGCGAGCGGCCGTGCCTCGACGGGATGGGGCAGCACGCGAATCGGCATCGCCGGGAATCGCGCCGCGATCGTGTCCCGGTCGGCGTCGGATTGCGCGATGACGGCGTCCGCCGCCGCGAACGCCCGCCAGGTCAGCCACTTCTTCCACGCCGCGCTCTCGTGGTCGAAAACGTGATGGCAGAGGATCACGTTACGGAATCGTGTATTTTCGCGCCGCGTCGCGCGGAAGACCCCCCGAAGCGACGGCCCCCAGAAGGCGGTCCACCAGGGAGCCACGACGGCGGCTGCTCCCGTGTCGACGATCCGTCGGGCGGTGTTTCTCCACGACCCCGGATTCGCCCAGTCGAGCGCCGGCGTGACTCTCTTCGCCGCGTCCATCAGCTCGGGCGCGACGTCGAACCGCCGCGGATTGATCAGCCGCGGATATCCGCGCGAGTACGTGAAGTATCCGGCGAGCCTCTGCCCGAGCGCATCGGCCAGCAGCATCGTCTGCTGCGCGATCCCTCCCCGGTCGGGAGGGCCGGGGCCGAGGAGAGCGAGCGAGAGCGGCGGCACGCCGGGGATTATCGGTCGGACGACTCGTTCCTTCCGAATTCCACCCGGGGAGGCGGGGTCCTGGGGCGCCCGGCCGCCCTCTTCTCAAGGAGAACGTGTTCGCGCCCGATCACGTCGCTCCCGGACGGGATGAAGAAGACCTCAGTCCGCCGCCCGGAGATAGAACGCCTTCAGGTACTCCGACTCCGGGCAGTAGATCGAGACGGGATGGTCGGGGCCGGCGCCCGCCTTCTCCACGATGGAGAACGTCCGTTTCGCGTCGAGCGCGGCCGAGAAGAGGATCTGCTGGAAGAGCTCGGGCGAGACGACGCCGGAGCAGGAGCACGCGAGGAGGACCCCTTCGGGGCCGACGAGCGTCATCGCGAGGCGGGCCACGTCCTTGTAGCCGCGGGCCGCGCGGTCGATGTCGCTCTTCTTCTTCGCGAATGCCGGCGGATCGAGGACGACGACGCCCCACCGCTCCTCGGCGGCGGCCCTCGACCGGAGATCCTGGAAGACGTCCGCGCGCACGAAATCGCCCTCCGGATCGCCGAATCCGTTCTCGCGACGATGGCGGCGGGCCAGTGCCAGCGCGCTCTCCGAGGCGTCGACGTCGACCGCCCGCGTCGCCCCGCCGGCGAGCGCGGTGACCGAAAATCCGCCCGAATAGGAAAAGAGGTTGAGGACCGTCTTTCCGCGCGACAGCCCGCGCACGCGCCGCCGGTTCTCGCGCTGGTCGAGGAAGAAACCGGTCTTCTGGCCGGAAACGAGGTCGGCGACGAAGCGAAGCCCGTGTTCGAGAAAGCCGGATTCGGCCGCTTCCGAAGGCGCCTCGCGCTCCCCTTCGACGCGGACGACGAGCGCGCCGGGAGCGAAAACGTCCCGATACGCCCCGACGATCTCGTCGCGCAGGCGGGAGGCTCCCCCCGCGGCGAGCTGGAGGACGTCGACCTCCCCGTAGCGGTCGGCGACGACCCCCGGAACGAAGTCCCCCTCCGCGTGGAGCGTCCGGTATCCCGTCGTCTCCGGAGGGACGGAATCCCGCCGAAGGGCCCGTGCGGCCCGGAACCGGGCGCGGATCGTTCCGCCGTCGAACGGCTCGTCGCCGAACGTCCAGAGCTTCGCGACGATCGTCGGTCCCGCGCCGCTCACTCCCGCGCCGAGCCGGTCGCTGGTGGACGCACGAACCTCGACGAGGCCGGAAGCCTCCTCTCCCGCCCGGGAGCGGACCGCCCCCGAGAACACCCACGGGTGCCGGCGGAGCACGGAATGCTCGCGGCCGGGCGCGAGCGTCAGGACGAGCATCGCCCGAATGCTACTCGACCGTATCGGGCGCGCGGCTTACAATCTCCCCGTGCCGGACGAGCCGCGCGACTACTCTCACTACTCCGCACGCGACCTGCTCCAGAAAGGAACGGCGTTTCTCGACGCGAACCGGGTCGACGACGCGGCGATGATGCTGTTCACGCTCTGCGAGCGGTTCTCCGCGGCCGACGAGGCCGTGCCGCCCCACGTCCTCTCTC from Thermoanaerobaculia bacterium includes the following:
- a CDS encoding GWxTD domain-containing protein → MKRTAILLAVVMAAPAVFAGGLSKQYKNWDKTPEAYFLTNAERAQWKKVQTDAEAQNFILDYKAKRGAEFEKMLKERIAVADKYFSSGETKGSETLRGKVIIVFGPPSSIEQTKGGSGSRGVDPNAASGLSGGKGGGGGITLSSGGAGALSASSTHVQPPTMIFSYDAEHAPKAIGKPFKAEVNLVSTTYQEPTDSDDLNAKFEAAAEGSTHSETAPKPAAPPSPN
- a CDS encoding glycosyltransferase, producing MPPLSLALLGPGPPDRGGIAQQTMLLADALGQRLAGYFTYSRGYPRLINPRRFDVAPELMDAAKRVTPALDWANPGSWRNTARRIVDTGAAAVVAPWWTAFWGPSLRGVFRATRRENTRFRNVILCHHVFDHESAAWKKWLTWRAFAAADAVIAQSDADRDTIAARFPAMPIRVLPHPVEARPLADREASRKKLGIEKPLVLFLGLIRPYKGLDVLFDAAPRIVEDTGAGIAVVGEIFPDSREQMARLMRRPVASKIRLVDRYVTEGEMDEWLAACDVVVCPYRKNSGSGIAARAIAARRPVVASDQSGFRPFVSGDTGALVPEDDAPGLADAVISVLARGVTGYATGLGAVAAAHSWGAYADEVERFAREIASS
- a CDS encoding class I SAM-dependent rRNA methyltransferase, which codes for MLVLTLAPGREHSVLRRHPWVFSGAVRSRAGEEASGLVEVRASTSDRLGAGVSGAGPTIVAKLWTFGDEPFDGGTIRARFRAARALRRDSVPPETTGYRTLHAEGDFVPGVVADRYGEVDVLQLAAGGASRLRDEIVGAYRDVFAPGALVVRVEGEREAPSEAAESGFLEHGLRFVADLVSGQKTGFFLDQRENRRRVRGLSRGKTVLNLFSYSGGFSVTALAGGATRAVDVDASESALALARRHRRENGFGDPEGDFVRADVFQDLRSRAAAEERWGVVVLDPPAFAKKKSDIDRAARGYKDVARLAMTLVGPEGVLLACSCSGVVSPELFQQILFSAALDAKRTFSIVEKAGAGPDHPVSIYCPESEYLKAFYLRAAD